One stretch of Chitinophaga pendula DNA includes these proteins:
- a CDS encoding DUF7674 family protein has protein sequence MLPDSKISMMLALQIPGMAIALNQLYKNGAVCKVMHAFADYTGNLIRHGELPEAKKCFTIAAVLYHNGSNAVKNAIESVYIYGLSPLLDTIQHNRPVKELLPQSLHHIRIRQLQAATI, from the coding sequence ATGTTACCTGACTCGAAAATCTCCATGATGCTCGCACTGCAGATCCCTGGTATGGCTATCGCTCTTAACCAGCTCTATAAAAATGGTGCGGTGTGTAAAGTGATGCATGCTTTTGCCGATTATACCGGCAATTTGATCCGGCACGGTGAACTACCTGAAGCGAAAAAGTGTTTTACGATTGCAGCCGTACTGTACCATAACGGTAGCAATGCTGTAAAGAACGCTATTGAAAGTGTGTACATCTACGGGCTGTCCCCATTGCTGGATACTATACAGCACAACAGACCGGTAAAGGAATTACTGCCGCAATCACTCCATCATATTCGTATACGTCAGTTACAGGCAGCTACTATTTAA
- a CDS encoding potassium-transporting ATPase subunit F, giving the protein MTALFILAILVFIYMVYVLLKPEKF; this is encoded by the coding sequence ATGACAGCCTTATTCATCCTGGCAATATTGGTTTTTATATACATGGTGTATGTATTACTGAAACCGGAAAAATTTTAA